The following are encoded together in the Streptomyces rapamycinicus NRRL 5491 genome:
- a CDS encoding NAD(P)/FAD-dependent oxidoreductase: MGDAMYDVIVVGARISGSSTAMLLARAGYRVLLLDRAKFPGGKGAATNLVHPPGILRLKRWGLLDEVAATGCPPIHSYGLQSGPVQLMAKLPAVEGVAEAYSPERRKLDEILLEAAVKAGAELREQVALRELLTDAQGTVIGVRAETEDRTPVVEHARLVVGADGSNSTVARLVGAEKYDSHPVLNKSHWSYWADLPHDGKVRTYRHRHQHAFTWPTHDGLTIVGLALPVKDFKASADGERDATVVSAFEEVDPEFAARLRETRRVDKWMTGAVPNFLRHCHGPGWALTGDAGYTRDPITAAGITDSLRGAELLVEAVEPALAGDRDLAPALADYARRRDALVSGHFQYTRDHAEIADYNREELEFIRAMARSPHHGSGMVGMFATIVPPAEFYSPANIHALFDHIPPGAEPGWKIRMVRWLVRGAPRHLPPATRLADRLIAANLGSMGTFLLDSPVARVA; the protein is encoded by the coding sequence ATGGGGGACGCTATGTACGACGTCATTGTGGTAGGAGCGCGCATCAGCGGGTCATCGACCGCGATGCTCCTCGCGAGAGCGGGGTACCGGGTCCTTCTCCTCGACCGGGCGAAATTCCCCGGTGGTAAGGGGGCCGCCACCAATCTGGTCCACCCTCCGGGAATTCTCCGGCTGAAGCGCTGGGGGCTGCTGGACGAGGTGGCGGCCACCGGCTGCCCGCCCATTCACTCCTACGGTCTGCAGAGCGGCCCGGTTCAGCTGATGGCCAAGCTGCCCGCCGTCGAAGGAGTGGCCGAGGCGTACTCCCCGGAGCGCCGCAAGCTGGACGAGATCCTGCTGGAGGCCGCCGTCAAGGCGGGGGCGGAGCTGCGGGAGCAGGTCGCGCTGCGGGAGCTGCTGACGGACGCCCAGGGCACCGTCATCGGCGTCCGGGCCGAGACCGAGGACCGCACCCCCGTCGTCGAGCACGCCCGGCTGGTGGTGGGCGCCGACGGCTCGAACTCCACCGTCGCCCGGCTGGTGGGGGCCGAGAAGTACGACTCCCACCCGGTGCTCAACAAGAGCCACTGGTCGTACTGGGCCGATCTGCCGCACGACGGCAAGGTGCGCACCTACCGCCACCGCCATCAGCACGCCTTCACCTGGCCCACCCACGACGGCCTGACCATCGTCGGACTCGCCCTGCCGGTCAAGGACTTCAAGGCGTCCGCCGACGGGGAGCGTGACGCCACGGTCGTCTCCGCCTTCGAGGAGGTCGATCCGGAGTTCGCGGCGCGGCTGCGGGAGACCCGGCGCGTCGACAAGTGGATGACCGGCGCGGTCCCCAACTTCCTGCGCCACTGCCACGGCCCCGGCTGGGCCCTGACCGGCGACGCGGGCTACACCCGTGACCCCATCACCGCCGCCGGTATCACCGACTCGCTGCGCGGTGCCGAACTCCTGGTGGAGGCCGTGGAGCCGGCCCTGGCCGGGGACCGCGACCTCGCCCCCGCCCTCGCCGACTACGCCCGGCGCCGCGACGCCCTGGTCAGCGGCCACTTCCAGTACACCCGCGACCACGCCGAGATCGCCGACTACAACCGCGAGGAGCTGGAGTTCATCCGGGCCATGGCCCGCAGCCCGCACCACGGCAGCGGCATGGTCGGGATGTTCGCCACCATCGTCCCGCCCGCCGAGTTCTACTCCCCGGCCAACATCCACGCCCTCTTCGACCACATCCCGCCGGGCGCCGAGCCGGGCTGGAAGATCCGGATGGTGCGCTGGCTCGTCCGCGGCGCCCCCCGGCATCTGCCCCCCGCGACCCGGCTCGCCGACCGGCTGATCGCCGCCAACCTCGGGAGCATGGGCACCTTCCTGCTCGACTCCCCGGTCGCCCGCGTGGCCTAG
- a CDS encoding iron-containing alcohol dehydrogenase family protein gives MPVLTRLIPSPLVVDIRAGALDDLAGVLADQRISSSGKLAIAISGGSGALLRERLAPALPGASWYEVDGGTLDDAIKLADRMKSGHYDAVVGLGGGKIIDCAKFAAARIGLPLVAVATNLSHDGLCSPVATLDNDAGRGSYGVPNPIAVVIDLDVIREAPVRFVRSGIGDALSNISAVADWELSNRETGEQIDGLAAAMARQAGEAVLRHPGGVGDDGFLQVLAEGLVLTGISMSVAGDSRPASGACHEINHAFDLLFPKRAASHGEQCGLAAAFAMRLRGAHEESEHMAEVLHRHGLPVLPEEIGFTVDEFVQVVEFAPKTRPGRYTILEHLDLSSDAIRDAYADYAKAVSQAISG, from the coding sequence GTGCCAGTACTGACGAGGCTCATCCCCTCGCCGCTCGTCGTCGACATCCGCGCGGGCGCCCTGGACGACCTCGCGGGGGTCCTCGCCGACCAGCGGATCTCCTCCTCCGGCAAGCTGGCCATCGCCATCAGCGGCGGCTCCGGCGCCCTGCTGCGCGAGCGGCTGGCGCCGGCGCTGCCGGGCGCGAGCTGGTACGAGGTCGACGGCGGCACCCTGGACGACGCGATCAAGCTCGCCGACCGCATGAAGTCGGGCCACTACGACGCGGTCGTGGGGCTGGGCGGCGGAAAGATCATCGACTGTGCGAAGTTCGCCGCGGCGCGCATCGGCCTCCCGCTGGTCGCCGTCGCCACCAACCTCTCGCACGACGGTCTGTGCTCCCCGGTCGCGACCCTCGACAACGACGCGGGCCGCGGCTCGTACGGGGTGCCCAACCCGATCGCCGTGGTCATCGACCTCGATGTGATCCGGGAGGCGCCGGTCCGCTTCGTCCGCTCCGGTATCGGCGACGCCCTGTCCAACATCTCCGCGGTCGCCGACTGGGAGCTGTCCAACCGGGAGACCGGCGAGCAGATCGACGGCCTCGCGGCCGCGATGGCGCGCCAGGCCGGTGAGGCCGTGCTGCGCCACCCCGGCGGGGTCGGCGACGACGGCTTCCTCCAGGTGCTGGCCGAGGGACTGGTGCTCACCGGCATCTCGATGTCGGTCGCGGGGGACTCCCGCCCGGCCTCCGGTGCCTGCCACGAGATCAACCACGCCTTCGACCTCCTCTTCCCCAAGCGCGCCGCCAGCCACGGCGAGCAGTGCGGCCTGGCCGCCGCCTTCGCGATGCGTCTGCGCGGGGCGCACGAGGAGTCGGAGCACATGGCCGAGGTGCTGCACCGGCACGGGCTGCCCGTGCTGCCCGAGGAGATCGGCTTCACCGTGGACGAGTTCGTCCAGGTCGTGGAGTTCGCTCCGAAGACGCGCCCCGGCCGCTACACGATCCTCGAGCACCTCGACCTCTCATCCGACGCGATCAGGGACGCATACGCCGACTATGCCAAAGCAGTCAGTCAAGCCATCAGTGGCTGA
- a CDS encoding CDP-alcohol phosphatidyltransferase family protein: protein MPKQSVKPSVAELRPVVHPAGVKDRRSGEHWAGRLYMREISLRIDRHLVNTRVTPNQLTYLMTVFGALAAPALLVPGIAGAALGVLMVQLYLLLDCVDGEIARWKKQFSLGGVYLDRVGAYLCDAAVLVGFGLRAADLWGSGRIDWLWAFLGTLAALGAILIKAETDLVGVARHQGGLPPVKEAAAEPRSSGVALARRAAAALKFHRLVLGVEASLLILVVAVVDQVRGDLFFTRLGVAVLAGIALLQTLLHLVSILASSRLK, encoded by the coding sequence ATGCCAAAGCAGTCAGTCAAGCCATCAGTGGCTGAACTCCGCCCGGTCGTCCACCCCGCTGGGGTGAAGGACCGGCGGAGCGGTGAGCACTGGGCCGGGCGCCTCTACATGCGGGAAATCTCGCTGCGCATCGACCGGCACCTGGTGAACACGCGGGTCACGCCCAACCAGCTGACGTATCTGATGACCGTCTTCGGCGCCCTCGCGGCCCCGGCCCTGCTGGTGCCGGGGATCGCGGGCGCCGCGCTCGGGGTGCTGATGGTCCAGCTCTACCTGCTGCTGGACTGCGTCGACGGCGAGATAGCCCGCTGGAAGAAGCAGTTCTCGCTGGGTGGTGTGTATCTGGACCGGGTCGGCGCGTATCTGTGCGACGCCGCGGTGCTCGTCGGCTTCGGTCTGCGCGCCGCCGACCTGTGGGGCTCCGGCCGGATCGACTGGCTGTGGGCGTTCCTCGGCACCCTCGCCGCGCTCGGCGCCATCCTGATCAAGGCCGAGACCGACCTCGTCGGGGTCGCCCGGCACCAGGGCGGTCTGCCGCCGGTCAAGGAGGCGGCCGCCGAGCCGCGCTCGTCCGGTGTGGCGCTGGCCCGCAGGGCGGCCGCGGCGCTGAAGTTCCACCGGCTGGTCCTCGGGGTCGAGGCGTCGCTGCTGATCCTCGTGGTGGCGGTCGTGGACCAGGTGCGCGGCGACCTGTTCTTCACCCGGCTGGGCGTTGCCGTACTGGCCGGTATCGCACTGCTGCAAACCCTGCTTCACCTCGTGTCCATCCTCGCGTCGAGCAGGCTCAAGTGA
- a CDS encoding glycosyltransferase family 2 protein, with protein sequence MRLGAVVLTMGNRPEELRALLDSVAKQDGDQVEVVVVGNGSPLPALPEGVRTIELPENVGIPAGRNVGIEAFGPGGSDVDVLLFLDDDGLLPGTDTAELCRQAFAADPELGIISFRIADPETGVTQRRHVPRLRASDPLRSSRVTTFLGGANAVRTTVFQQVGGLPDDFFYAHEETDLAWRALDAGWMIDYRSDMVLHHPTTAPSRHAVYHRMVARNRVWLARRNLPALLVPVYLGVWLLLTLARRPSKTALRAWFGGFREGWKAPCGPRRPMKWRTVWRLTRLGRPPVI encoded by the coding sequence ATGAGGCTCGGAGCGGTCGTCCTGACGATGGGCAATCGCCCCGAGGAGCTGCGCGCACTCCTCGACTCGGTCGCCAAGCAGGACGGCGACCAGGTCGAGGTGGTCGTCGTGGGCAACGGCTCGCCGCTGCCCGCGCTCCCCGAGGGCGTCCGGACCATCGAGCTGCCGGAGAACGTGGGCATCCCGGCGGGCCGCAACGTGGGCATCGAGGCGTTCGGACCCGGCGGGTCGGACGTCGATGTGCTGCTGTTCCTCGACGACGACGGGCTGCTCCCGGGCACCGACACCGCCGAGCTGTGCCGTCAGGCGTTCGCCGCCGATCCGGAGCTGGGCATCATCTCGTTCCGCATCGCCGACCCCGAAACCGGTGTCACCCAGCGTCGCCATGTGCCCCGGCTGCGTGCCTCCGACCCCCTGCGGTCCTCCCGGGTGACCACCTTCCTGGGCGGTGCCAACGCGGTCCGTACGACGGTGTTCCAGCAGGTCGGAGGGTTGCCGGACGACTTCTTCTACGCCCATGAGGAGACCGATCTGGCCTGGCGGGCTCTGGACGCCGGATGGATGATCGATTACCGGTCGGACATGGTGCTGCACCATCCCACCACCGCCCCGAGCAGGCACGCGGTCTACCACCGCATGGTGGCGCGCAACCGGGTCTGGCTGGCCCGGCGTAACCTTCCTGCGCTGCTCGTCCCCGTCTATCTGGGCGTCTGGCTGCTGCTCACACTGGCCAGGCGCCCCTCGAAAACCGCACTTCGGGCCTGGTTCGGAGGGTTCCGGGAAGGCTGGAAGGCACCGTGTGGTCCACGCCGGCCCATGAAGTGGCGTACGGTATGGCGCCTGACCCGACTGGGCCGACCTCCTGTCATCTGA
- a CDS encoding ABC transporter permease: MSETTHDGAVAVSGPPSADDGLSPAELARKYELSVSGARVSLGDYIRQMWGRRHFIVAFSSAKLTAQYSQAKLGQLWQVVTPLLNAAVYFFIFGLLLGGRGGMKNDMYIPFLVTGVFVFTFSQNSAMAGVRAISGNLGLVRALHFPRASLPISFALQQLQQLLFSMIVLVVVLLGFGHFPAFAWILVIPALALQFVFNTGLALVLARMGAKTPDLAQLLPFILRTWMYASGVMYPLEHMLQKAGAHSWVSDLLLANPAAVYMDLMRYALINDYPSSSLPPHVWALALGWAVLVGAGGFVYFWKAEEQYGRG; this comes from the coding sequence GTGAGCGAGACTACGCACGACGGTGCGGTAGCCGTGAGTGGCCCGCCATCAGCCGACGACGGCCTGTCCCCGGCCGAGCTGGCGCGGAAGTACGAGCTGTCGGTGAGCGGCGCCCGGGTGAGCCTCGGCGACTACATCCGCCAGATGTGGGGACGGCGTCACTTCATCGTGGCCTTCTCGTCGGCCAAGCTCACCGCTCAGTACAGCCAGGCCAAGCTGGGTCAGCTGTGGCAGGTGGTGACCCCGCTGCTCAACGCGGCGGTGTACTTCTTCATCTTCGGCCTGCTGCTGGGCGGCAGGGGCGGAATGAAGAACGACATGTACATCCCGTTCCTGGTGACGGGTGTGTTCGTCTTCACCTTCTCGCAGAACTCCGCGATGGCCGGGGTGCGCGCCATCTCCGGGAACCTGGGACTGGTGCGGGCCCTGCACTTCCCGCGGGCCTCGCTCCCCATCTCGTTCGCGCTCCAGCAGCTCCAGCAGCTGCTCTTCTCGATGATCGTGCTGGTCGTCGTGTTGCTGGGCTTCGGGCACTTCCCGGCCTTCGCGTGGATCCTGGTGATCCCGGCCCTGGCGCTGCAGTTCGTCTTCAACACCGGTCTGGCCCTGGTCCTGGCCCGGATGGGGGCAAAGACCCCGGACCTCGCCCAGCTGCTGCCGTTCATCCTGCGTACGTGGATGTACGCCTCCGGTGTGATGTACCCGCTGGAGCACATGCTGCAGAAGGCTGGGGCGCACTCCTGGGTCTCCGACCTTCTGCTGGCCAACCCGGCGGCGGTCTACATGGACCTGATGAGGTACGCCCTGATCAACGACTACCCCTCGTCGAGTCTGCCGCCGCATGTCTGGGCGCTGGCGCTGGGGTGGGCGGTGCTGGTGGGCGCCGGGGGATTCGTGTACTTCTGGAAGGCAGAGGAGCAGTACGGCCGTGGCTGA
- a CDS encoding response regulator transcription factor → MSDRGGLAVVPDIPVPNWARELERVPLLSVREGQTFALLGAGWSNRRIALRLQVTERTVKAHVASILAKLQVESRLQAGLVALSYRHLYQSTVPGRVVAG, encoded by the coding sequence GTGTCCGACAGGGGCGGTCTCGCCGTCGTGCCCGATATTCCCGTGCCCAACTGGGCGCGGGAGCTGGAACGTGTGCCGTTGTTATCAGTCAGAGAGGGCCAAACGTTTGCGCTGCTCGGCGCGGGCTGGTCCAACCGCCGTATCGCGCTGCGGCTGCAAGTGACCGAGCGCACGGTGAAGGCGCATGTGGCGTCAATACTCGCGAAACTGCAGGTGGAATCGCGGCTACAGGCCGGTCTGGTCGCGCTCAGCTACCGCCACCTGTACCAAAGTACAGTTCCGGGGAGGGTCGTGGCCGGTTAG
- a CDS encoding IclR family transcriptional regulator: protein MQRAFTQLGGRAHGPGALARAADLDDSTVYRILQSGVHQGIFVREGRGLYRLGSAAPQLGLKALAYSPAPEAAHALLEALRRATGGLAFLYLLAPFGGAHRQCADMAVGDSDLTELGMTPRAVQTVEHSLRVGAAGRTILAYLPQTIQSEVLDRPAPAEAGPGAYLDDARLLASLDRIRARGYALGHEECAAGWNECAAPVTWDGLVMGSVLVMKPKQIMTRCPVTVIEAVERTAADLADLGRGRPAGSDGNDTRMK from the coding sequence GTGCAGCGGGCCTTCACCCAGCTCGGCGGACGGGCCCATGGGCCCGGGGCGCTGGCCAGAGCGGCGGACCTGGACGACTCGACCGTCTACCGGATCCTCCAGTCCGGGGTGCACCAGGGCATCTTCGTCCGCGAGGGCCGGGGCCTTTACCGGCTGGGCTCGGCGGCCCCGCAGCTCGGTCTCAAGGCCCTGGCCTACTCGCCCGCGCCGGAGGCCGCCCACGCCCTTCTGGAGGCGCTGCGCCGGGCCACCGGGGGGCTGGCCTTCCTCTATCTGCTGGCGCCCTTCGGTGGCGCGCACCGGCAGTGCGCCGACATGGCCGTCGGTGACTCCGATCTGACGGAGCTGGGGATGACGCCGCGTGCGGTGCAGACCGTCGAGCACTCGCTGCGGGTGGGGGCCGCGGGGCGGACCATCCTGGCGTATCTGCCGCAGACCATCCAGTCGGAGGTGCTGGACCGTCCGGCGCCCGCCGAGGCCGGTCCCGGCGCCTACCTGGACGACGCGCGGCTCCTGGCCTCGCTGGACCGGATCAGGGCGCGGGGGTACGCCCTGGGCCACGAGGAGTGCGCGGCGGGGTGGAACGAGTGCGCGGCGCCGGTCACCTGGGACGGGCTGGTGATGGGCTCGGTGCTGGTGATGAAGCCCAAACAGATCATGACGCGGTGTCCGGTGACCGTCATCGAGGCGGTGGAGCGGACCGCGGCGGACCTGGCCGACCTGGGGCGGGGCCGTCCCGCCGGTTCGGATGGCAACGATACGAGAATGAAGTAA
- a CDS encoding acyltransferase domain-containing protein, which translates to MSSNPSPGVTTAFLFPGQGGFDGEALRRAKERHPQVGRVFERLDAVTEELYGSRISEVLFGERKADLRDLLDNDPWASQVAIYGAGLAAYEILAAQGVAPDVLAGHSLGEITALVAAGAFSVEDGVRIVARRVAVIERQGGVDGRMVALAASAERTRKLLELVDEPLLAVATENHDEQTVVSGPAGILDRVVAIAGQLDVGAIEIDTPFPFHTPALAPAAPEFAAYVTKLDQRPLNRPVYSPILQRYYEPGDALAELLAEHFTRPVRFAAAVRHLRETGAEVFVEAGGRAALSKLVAKVTDGSAVRSLPTLAVTGGRLALDGTLDALREAGLAAPERGGLAELLAPSVPEDVFAAYWSERGQMVLELVRTELDAFRKSTEGGEPESEPRPAAAVGPEPAAEAAPAPAPEAPAAPASGARPDGYGRDQLFGELRTLYAEALEYPEDVFEDEVQLESELGVDSVKQVELLSRVSSRYGLPPRESGFRLATYNTMGKITDFVLQQLNDQGAHAPASATG; encoded by the coding sequence ATGTCCAGCAATCCGTCCCCCGGCGTCACGACGGCGTTCCTCTTCCCCGGACAAGGCGGCTTCGACGGCGAGGCGCTCCGCCGCGCCAAGGAGCGCCATCCCCAGGTCGGCCGGGTCTTCGAGCGGCTCGACGCCGTGACCGAGGAGCTCTACGGCAGCCGCATCTCCGAGGTGCTCTTCGGCGAGCGCAAGGCCGATCTGCGCGATCTGCTCGACAACGACCCGTGGGCCTCCCAGGTCGCCATCTACGGCGCCGGTCTGGCCGCCTACGAGATCCTCGCCGCCCAGGGCGTCGCCCCCGACGTGCTGGCCGGGCACAGCCTCGGTGAGATCACCGCCCTGGTGGCGGCCGGGGCCTTCTCGGTCGAGGACGGGGTCCGGATCGTCGCCCGGCGCGTGGCCGTGATCGAGCGGCAGGGCGGCGTCGACGGCCGCATGGTGGCCCTGGCCGCGAGCGCCGAGCGCACCCGCAAGCTGCTGGAGCTGGTGGACGAGCCGCTGCTGGCCGTCGCCACCGAGAACCACGACGAGCAGACCGTGGTCAGCGGCCCCGCCGGGATCCTGGACCGGGTCGTGGCGATCGCCGGGCAACTGGACGTGGGCGCCATCGAGATCGACACCCCCTTCCCCTTCCACACCCCGGCGCTCGCGCCCGCCGCCCCCGAGTTCGCCGCGTACGTGACGAAGCTGGACCAGCGTCCGCTGAACCGCCCGGTCTACTCGCCGATCCTGCAGCGCTACTACGAGCCGGGCGACGCCCTCGCCGAGCTGCTGGCCGAGCACTTCACCCGGCCGGTGCGGTTCGCGGCGGCCGTACGGCACCTGCGGGAGACCGGCGCCGAGGTGTTCGTGGAGGCGGGCGGGCGCGCCGCGCTCTCCAAGCTGGTCGCCAAGGTGACCGACGGCTCCGCGGTGCGGTCACTGCCCACGCTGGCCGTGACCGGCGGCCGGCTCGCGCTCGACGGAACCCTCGACGCGCTGCGCGAGGCCGGTCTGGCGGCGCCCGAGCGCGGCGGGCTCGCCGAGCTGCTGGCCCCCTCGGTGCCCGAGGACGTCTTCGCGGCGTACTGGAGCGAGCGCGGCCAGATGGTGCTGGAGCTGGTCCGCACCGAACTGGACGCCTTCCGCAAGTCCACCGAGGGCGGCGAGCCCGAGTCCGAGCCGCGGCCCGCGGCGGCCGTCGGGCCGGAGCCCGCCGCCGAGGCCGCTCCCGCTCCCGCGCCGGAGGCCCCGGCGGCACCCGCGTCCGGTGCGCGGCCCGATGGGTACGGCCGCGACCAGCTCTTCGGGGAGCTGCGGACCCTCTACGCCGAGGCGCTCGAATACCCCGAGGACGTCTTCGAGGACGAGGTGCAGCTGGAGTCCGAGCTGGGCGTCGACTCCGTCAAGCAGGTCGAACTCCTGTCCAGGGTCTCCAGCCGCTACGGGCTGCCGCCGCGCGAGTCCGGCTTCCGGCTGGCCACCTACAACACCATGGGCAAGATCACCGACTTTGTGCTCCAGCAGCTCAACGACCAAGGGGCCCACGCACCGGCCTCCGCCACGGGCTGA
- a CDS encoding MFS transporter gives MTDRSGPSGMNPVWTLVVSGLTVFMAALDNLVVITALPAIQKDLGTSLQDLEWTVNGYTLTFSVFLMAGAAAGDRFGRRRVFLAGLVVFTGASAAAALSGSADALIAARAVQGLGAAVVMPLTLTLLTVAVPERRRGVALGVWGALSGLAVALGPLIGGAVVEKISWEWIFWVNVPIGVVVLVLGLWKLAESTRPDTSLDPLGTVLVSLGVFGVVYALVSTTEHGWSSGRVLGFLAGGLVVLALFVGWELRTAEPMLPMRLFGNRAFSAVNAASLLMFAAMFGLVFLLTQFMQNIQGFSPLEAGVKMLPWTAMPVVVAPLAALLTARLGNRLVVAAGLLFEAAGLGWLASVVSADTAYADQVPGLVLGGIGLGLFFSPVAEMAMNVVAPRDQGIASGANNTFRELGGALGVAVLTSVFTTLGGYGSPQEFVDGLRPAAWIGAGIAAVGCLAILMAPRGRTAPAETKVISSGAVEDSYDGNLPSRSRN, from the coding sequence ATGACTGACCGTTCCGGCCCGAGCGGGATGAACCCCGTGTGGACGCTGGTGGTGTCCGGACTCACCGTCTTCATGGCCGCCTTGGACAACCTCGTCGTCATCACCGCGCTGCCCGCCATTCAGAAAGACCTGGGCACCAGCCTCCAGGACCTGGAGTGGACGGTGAACGGCTACACCCTCACCTTCTCGGTCTTCCTGATGGCCGGCGCGGCCGCCGGTGACCGGTTCGGCCGCCGCCGGGTGTTCCTGGCCGGCCTCGTCGTCTTCACCGGCGCCTCCGCCGCCGCGGCGCTGTCCGGCAGCGCCGACGCCCTGATCGCCGCCCGTGCCGTACAGGGCCTCGGGGCGGCCGTGGTGATGCCGCTGACGCTCACCCTGCTGACCGTGGCCGTCCCCGAGCGCCGGCGCGGCGTCGCGCTGGGCGTCTGGGGCGCCCTCAGCGGGCTCGCGGTCGCGCTCGGCCCGCTGATCGGCGGGGCCGTGGTGGAGAAGATCTCGTGGGAGTGGATCTTCTGGGTCAATGTGCCGATCGGTGTGGTGGTGCTGGTGCTCGGCCTGTGGAAGCTGGCCGAGTCCACCCGCCCGGACACCTCGCTGGACCCGCTGGGCACCGTCCTGGTCAGCCTCGGGGTGTTCGGCGTGGTCTACGCGCTGGTGTCCACCACCGAACACGGCTGGTCCAGTGGCCGGGTGCTCGGCTTCCTGGCCGGCGGCCTGGTGGTGCTCGCGCTCTTCGTCGGCTGGGAACTGCGTACGGCCGAACCGATGCTGCCGATGCGGCTGTTCGGCAACCGCGCGTTCAGCGCGGTCAACGCGGCCAGCCTGCTGATGTTCGCGGCCATGTTCGGACTGGTCTTCCTGCTCACCCAGTTCATGCAGAACATCCAGGGCTTCTCGCCGCTGGAGGCGGGCGTGAAGATGCTGCCGTGGACGGCGATGCCGGTCGTCGTCGCCCCGCTGGCGGCGCTGCTGACCGCCCGGCTCGGCAACCGTCTGGTGGTCGCCGCGGGCCTGCTGTTCGAGGCCGCGGGTCTTGGCTGGCTGGCGTCCGTGGTGAGCGCGGACACCGCCTACGCCGACCAGGTGCCCGGCCTGGTGCTCGGCGGAATCGGCCTGGGGCTGTTCTTCTCGCCCGTCGCGGAAATGGCGATGAACGTCGTCGCGCCCCGCGACCAGGGAATCGCCTCGGGCGCCAACAACACCTTCCGGGAGCTCGGCGGCGCACTCGGCGTCGCGGTGCTCACCTCCGTATTCACCACACTGGGCGGATACGGTTCGCCCCAGGAATTCGTGGACGGGCTGCGGCCCGCCGCCTGGATCGGCGCCGGAATCGCCGCCGTCGGCTGTCTGGCCATTCTCATGGCACCGCGCGGCCGCACCGCGCCGGCCGAAACGAAGGTGATTTCTTCGGGAGCCGTCGAGGATTCATACGACGGAAACCTTCCGAGCCGGTCGCGCAACTAA
- a CDS encoding ABC transporter ATP-binding protein produces MAEQTLDKGAQAERADQAAQAASVPSRVPTVIADDVHIVYRVNGGPKGKGSATAALSRLLGRKGAPGMREVHAVRGVTFVAYKGESIGLIGSNGSGKSTLLKAVAGLLPTERGKVYTNGQPSLLGVNAALMNDLTGERNVILGGLAMGMSREQVRERYQGIVDFSGINEKGDFITLPMRTYSSGMAARLRFSIAAAKDHDVLMIDEALATGDRKFQKRSEARIRELRQEAGTVFLVSHNNKSIRDTCDRVLWLEKGELLMDGPTDEVIKAYEKETGK; encoded by the coding sequence GTGGCTGAGCAAACCCTCGACAAAGGTGCCCAGGCGGAGCGGGCCGACCAGGCCGCTCAGGCGGCTTCCGTGCCGTCGCGGGTGCCCACCGTCATCGCCGACGACGTCCACATCGTCTACCGGGTCAACGGCGGCCCCAAGGGGAAGGGCAGCGCCACCGCCGCCCTCAGCCGCTTGCTGGGCCGGAAGGGCGCCCCGGGCATGCGTGAGGTGCACGCGGTGCGCGGGGTCACCTTCGTGGCGTACAAGGGCGAGTCGATCGGTCTGATCGGGTCCAATGGCTCGGGTAAGTCGACCCTGCTCAAGGCCGTCGCGGGGCTGCTGCCCACCGAGCGCGGCAAGGTCTACACCAACGGTCAGCCGTCGCTGCTGGGTGTGAACGCGGCGCTGATGAACGACCTCACCGGCGAGCGGAACGTGATCCTCGGCGGTCTGGCCATGGGCATGTCGCGTGAGCAGGTCCGGGAGCGCTACCAGGGCATCGTGGACTTCTCGGGCATCAACGAGAAGGGTGACTTCATCACCCTGCCGATGCGCACGTACTCCTCCGGTATGGCGGCCCGGCTGCGGTTCTCCATCGCCGCGGCCAAGGACCACGATGTGCTGATGATCGACGAGGCGCTGGCCACCGGTGACAGGAAGTTCCAGAAGCGCTCCGAGGCCCGGATCCGCGAGCTCCGCCAGGAGGCCGGCACGGTCTTCCTCGTCAGCCACAACAACAAGTCCATCCGGGACACCTGCGACCGGGTGCTGTGGCTGGAGAAGGGCGAGCTGCTGATGGACGGCCCGACCGACGAGGTCATCAAGGCGTACGAGAAGGAGACCGGCAAGTAG